The Limnospira fusiformis SAG 85.79 genomic interval TGTGCTACCGTTGGAATCGGGATATAGTGGCTGGTGTCTATATTATTCGCCTGTAGCCATGCCTGGGTTTTCTGATAAACTCCTTGGGGTGGCTGTTGTGGTCGGGGAATTTCTCCGGTTGATATAGTTCCGGTATCCCGCCACTCCTGCGAAACAGTAGTCAAATTCTCTGCTGTTTCCTGGTTTTCTAAAACCTTTGAATAATAAGCGATCGCCAATTCCCACCGTCCCTGCGCCTCAAGTAAACTCCCCAAAAGCCAATAGACTTCTGGGGAGTATTCAATCACCCCGGCAGTATGGCAAACTGTTATTGCCGCCTGCAACCTTCCCTGTTTAGCTAGACAGGATGCTAAATCCAGGTAAGTTTGTATTTTCTGAGGTTTAATCCTTAATGCTCGTTGATAATACCTAATTGCTGCATCCCACTCCCCATATTGATTTAGGGTATTACCCAAATGAAGGTAGGTGGCTTCTAGGTAGTTATAAACCGCATCCGGCACCTCAGTTACATTATGATCAGACTCCTGGGAGTTCTCAGAGTTCCCCAATTCCAAATCGGATTTTTGCAGAGCTTCCAAAAACTGGGCGCAGGCTATTTGTGCCTGTAGTAGTTCATCTGAACCTACTTCTAGGATAACGTCCTGATTAAAGCGTTGGATATAACCCTGCACAAATTTCGGGTCAATGGCGATCGCTTTCTGAAAACAAGCCATGGCTTGAGATAGCCAACCTATGATTAAGCAAGAACTACCACAATCGCTATAGAACATGATATTATCCGGTTCTATGGCGATCGCTTTCTGGAAATAACTTATCGCTTGTCTGTGGTTATTTTTTTGCTGCCACAACTTACCCAAGTTACTGTAAGCAATAGCTAAATCGGGTTTCAGGCTAATTGCCTTCTGGTAGGCGGCAATCGCTTCACTCAGCTTTCCTTGGTAAGTCCAAGCCCACCCCAAGTTATTATATACCAATGGCTCTGTCGGGTCAATATTTAGGGCTTCTTGAAAGATGGCGATCGCCTCATCTATCTGATTTTGCTGTAATTGCAAATATCCCAGGGTGTTGAAAATTTCCTTAAAATTAGGGCAGTTAATTCCGCCTTGTTGTAGAACTTTAATTGCTGTGTCAATGTCACCCCGTTCATTTAACCGCAGCCCCATATCCAAATAAGCCTGACCTAGCTTAGGGTTTAAGGCGATCGCCTTTTCGTAACAGCCAATAGCCCCTTCAATATTACCCTGCCAATGTAAAGCCGACCCTAAATGATAGTGTAAATCTGCCCAATTAGGAGATAGGTCGATCGCCTGTTGGTAAAATGAAATAGCTTCATCAAACCAGCCCATATTACGATATATTTGGGCTAGGTAAGCATAGCTAATGGCTTGGTTAGGTGCAAGTTCAAAGGCTTTTGTATAAGCCGACATAGCCGCCATTAATTGGCCATAATCTTCATGAATATTGCCTAGCAGTTGGTAAGCAATGGCACAATTAGGCTGTTGGCTGATAATTTCCCGACAAATAGCAAAAGCCCGATCTTGGTTTCCCTTGCTTAAATTATCCTGTGCCAACTTCAACAACTGTTCAACACTCATTCCCACTCCCGGTTTCCCTATTGCAGTCTACAACAGGTCTAGCGCTATCTTACCCAAGAATTATAGATCCTCTCCTGCTCATTTACTCAACTTTGATCCATCATCGTCTCGATGTCCATATAATATTGATTGATATTTGGTGGGAATATTGCTAAATTTTGATGATTGTTAGTGAGGACCGATCATGAAAACTATTCATGTCGTCTTAATTGCCGTTGCTACTGCCTTATTTAGTGGTGGTATTGGCTTTGTCGGAGGTACAGCGATCGGCGGTGTTGGTGGTGCCGCAGCAGGGGTTTTCTTAGGTATATGTATCACCGCAGAAACAGCCAGACAAGAGGGTTTTTTGACTACAGAACAAGCTGATAATCTCGTATCTATCATGCGTCAAAATGCGTCCACTCAATGGGAGATACCACCCGAAAGTTTAGAGAACTTTAACTGCGAGCAAATTACTCAAGATTTGGGTTCTGAGTAAATATCACTCACCCCAAAAGGCAGGCTATCATCCTGCCTTTCTTTATCTCAAGCCTCGCCAAAACGCCAAAAATATTAACTCCTCACTCTGGGTTATTTAAAATACATTTTGCATCAACAATCCACCAATTAGGCTGCTCAAAAACCGTACATATATTAACCTGTTCATATAAAGCGATCGCTGAATTTTGCTCCAGCAAATCCAAGGCTTTTTGACCTTCCTCAAAAATCAACATCCAATGATTATTTTTAATATATTCAGGCGTGAAAGCCGCCGGATCAATCAGCCAAAAATCCACATTATATTGACTAATAAAATTCTGAAGTTTCGGCAAATCATCCGTATAGTGAGCATTAATCATGTCCAAAGTTCTCGCCAAAATTTGATGATAATAACCCAAGTGATAAGGGATAGCATATTCTCGCGCCATCAAAACAGTTCTTTGAGCAAAAGTTGGCAGTTGATCCGCCTCTGCTGACAGAGAAGCTATCACAATATCTTTCCCTTGCTGTTGGCAGAAATCATAAACTTCTGTCATTCTACCTTTCTCATATCTAACCAATGGAAAATAAGGCACGAAAGCTGGATATAATAGGAGTATTGCCACTATTACCGTAATGAGAGTTACCGCCAACCATCGATAAACCCTATAGCTATGGTTATTCCTAAAAACTCTCAGAAGTGTATCCAATATTAAACTCAGAGAGATAGCCGTTAAAACCGCAATAATAATCCGAAAACTTAACTCTGTATATCGACCTGGAAGGTGTAGCTTAAACAAAAGTGCATGGGATGCAAAAAACATCAAAACCGATGATATTAACAATTGCAATAATACCCAAACCTGTGGTGTAATATATTTCCAGAGGGGAAACTGTCTCCGAAATATTAGTAAAAATGGCAGTAGTAAAGCCACACATTGAGTCGCGGGGGTAAATAAGGAACTGTGAAACATTCCGCTACGTCTTCCCGTGAACCAAATATCCATAAAATTATCGTGAAAAAACCTACTTCTTCCCCCCTCGAAAAATTCGGGAGAATTCATAGCTTGCGCGCGAGTAATGGTCGGACCAAATTCTGAGGAGGTGATAATATATGGAAGTAATACTATCAAAGCCACCAATAAACCCCCTGCTAAAATTTGATAATTTAGGTGATTTTTGCTTGGCTGAAATCTGCCATTTTCCCAATTAATAACTCTCAATATCAGCATGATAGCAGCAATGAAAACATATTGAGGATAAAATAAGCCAATAGCTGCTACTGTGACACAAACCCCCAGCCGAGAATGTTTCACTAGATAGTATAAAAATGCGATAAAAAGCGGGTTAATAAATGCTCTGGGTGTTCCTGATGCTAAATCGTCCTTTAACCATAAGGCTTGATTGATGATTAAACAGCCTATAAATCCGGTGACTGGAATTGGCAAAATTTCCAGACATAACCTGAAAAAATAATAAGTAACAAATAATCCTAAAATTGGCGGAAGAATTTTCGCGAAGTCAAAGGGGTTTATTCCTAAGATGATACCCAGTTTATACACTAGAGTATATCCCCGGGGAGCTACAGATTGAAAATAATCGGCTATTAAATCATTGGGAAACAGGTCGGGGTCAATAAACCGCAACATCCAAAAAATGTGCTGTCTTGCGTCATTATGGACTAAATTGGGTTCCGCAAAGGCTTGTTTTAGTGATAAAATACCGTATAGGGTGGCTAAACTCATGCTGAGGAAAAGCCACAATCGGGTCTGAGATGTATATTTTTTCATATTCTCATGGCTATTGACGGGTCTAGGGACACAAAAAAAGACCCCTACAACAATGAGGGGTTTTAATTAACTTAGTTTAGTAATTCAGCCACAACCATTAACAATTATTAAGCTGAAACGCGAAATTGCTAAATAAGCTGTAAGACTGATAGAAAAGTGGGAATCCTAGGACCGACGAGAGTAACCGCCACCACCACGACGACCGCCACCAAAAGAGCCGCTATTTTCGCGAGGCTTGGCTTTATTGACTCTCAGATCACGACCGCACCACTCAGCACCATCAAGAGCATCAATGGCTGACTGTTCCTCAGCTTCTGTGTCCATTTCCACGAAGCCAAAACCACGCATCCGTCCGGTTTCACGGTCTGTAGGTAGTTTAACCCGCTTAACTGCTCCATACTCTGCGAATACAGCAGTTAGATCTTCTTCTGTAACCTCATAGGACAGGTTACCAACGTAAATCGACATAAATTATCTCCAAAACCAGAGTTTCGTAGGGAGTGAGGTTCTCGGAGAGAAACTTGCCAGCATAAAACGTGAAAAACTCGTTGATACTTGAAACAAAAATACTACAACCGATACTTAATTCTCCATTGACTACAGTCTAGCACCCTAACTGATCATTTGGGAATAGGTATTATTACTTTTTTAGAAAAATTTAAGATTTGGTGAGCATATTGTGGCTCAGTGCTTTGGATCTAATCAATCTGCAAGTTAAACGGTAACCTGGTATATATTCCCCTAGGATCATTGAGATGCCTAAGCACGGAGAACTCATGATAGACTTTGAGCAGTTCCCTAGTCAAAGGGTCTGCTGGAGTGGCTTCGGTTCGCAGGCTTTCTAGCAAACGTTCCTCAAAACTAGGAATTCTGGGATATTCGGCGAGTTTCCAATCATCACCAAGTTCGGCTTTTTCGGCTACAGCAGCGATCGCATCTTGTAAACCCCCCAACTGATCAACCAACCCCAAGGCTTCAGCTTGTACCCCCGACCAAACCCGACCCTGAGACATTTCCAAAACCTCCTCTTGTGGTAAATCTCTCAATTGCGCGACGGAAGAGACAAACCGCTGATAAATCAGATCAACCATCTGCTGAACTTTCTCTAGTTCCTGGTCTGTTTTGGGACGGGAGATAGAATTAAGATCAGCAAAGGGTCCGGTTTTCACACCATCCCAGGTAATTCCATTCTGGTTAGCAATATCCTGAGCATTGAACAGCAGTCCAAATACACCAATTGAACCAGTGACTGTCGTGGGTTCAGCCAAAATGCGATCGCTACCCATAGCAATCCAATAACCACCGGAAGCGGCGGCATTGCCCATAGAAACTATAATCGGTTTTTCCTCTCTGGTCAATTGTACTTCCCGTGCGATTACCTCAGAAGCGGTAGCGCTACCACCGGGACTATTCACCCGCAGGACAATTCCTTTGACCCGATCATTATCCCGTAGCCGGCGTAACTCTTCGCTAAAGCGATCGCCGCCTACTTGACCAATCCCGCCACGACCATCGACAATTTCACCATCAGCATAGACTACAGCAATGATATTGCGACTGTTGGGATTACCAGCCCAACTTCCCTTAACTTCAGGAGTTCTGGAATATTCCTGTATCCCCACCCGTCGAAAAGGTTGTCTTCCCTCTTCCTTTTCTCCGGTCAATTCACGCAGTTGAGCCGCCACCTCATCTCTATGGGCGATCTGATCAACCATTTCGCGATCCTTCGCATCTGCAGCCATTAAAAATCCATCCTGATTCACAATTTGCTGCAACTGTGCTGTAGTCAGACTGCGACTAGATGCGATCGCCCCCGTAAACTCACCCCACAAATCTCCCAATAACTGCTGCATTTGCTGTCTATTTTCTGGGCTCATCTCTTGGCGCAAAAAAGGTTCAACAGCAGACTTATATTGACCAACCCGCGTCACCTGTACCCCAATCCCAAACCGTTCCAACGCTCCCGCTAAAAACACGGTTTGAGAACTAAACCCGCTCATCTCGACGGTCCCCATGGGGTGGATAATGATTTCATCCGCTACTGAACCTAGGTAATATTCACGCTCGGTCCAGTCAGTATCATAAGCAATAATAGTTTTACCGCTCTCTTTAAACCCTTCCAAAGCCCGACGGACTTCCTTTAAATTCCCAAACCCTGTGGGAGTTGTACCACTACCGCCTTCCAGGTACAGCCCCACGATTTTATCATCCTTACTCGCCCGCTCAATCGTTTCTAGCACTACCCGCAATGGCAAGAACCTAGACCGATCGTCTCTCAGGGTCTGTCCTATGGCGATCGATGGTGTTGGCTGCGGTGCCGTGTCCGCTATACCCACAGACAGGTCTAGCACCAATACTGATTTATCTCTGAGGGTGGTTTGTGTACCCCTCGAAGCACTAACTACTACTAAAAACGCGATTCCCCCCATGCCAAATGTGATCACTAGGAACAGTCCCAGTAAATTGCCAACTACACTGGCTAGGGTATATTTCAGAAACTCTTTCATGATTAGGTTTCCCTCAGCCGGGGACGGTTTGCTCTGGCTTAGTAGGGGTTAATCATAACAGAATACCACGGTTCAGATTTAATCAGCCACCATGCCTTTAGCTGAGGGGTTGACAGGATCAGATTTTGGCGGATATCCTCTATTTGATTTTTTATTCAACGTCGAAAAAACGCGGCGACACCGGCCGCACCGGTTGACAAATCAAGTGCGATCGCTTATCATATTCTCGTGAGGCTAACATGGCTTCTTGCTTGATTTTTTATTCAACGTCGAAAAAACGCGACGGCACCGGCCGCACCGGTTGACAAATCAAGTGCGATCGCTTATCATATTCTCGTGGGGGTGATATGGCTTCTCGCTTGATTTTTTATTCAACATAGCAACAATAAAGAAACCGGGTTTCCGGGTGAAAGAAACCCAGTTGCGAGGGTTTATAATGACTCTGCGAGGCGGTCAAGGGAAATCATAGCGGCTTCAGCGACTTGATGATGGCTGTCTTTAGCCAAGTATTTAAGGGCGGATAAGCTCTTAGGGCTAGGTAAATTTCCCAGAGCCTCGGCGAGACGCTGGCGAATTAACCAATCATCAGACTGAGCAAACTTGAGGATATGGTCTATGGCCTCGAGGTCGCGAATTTCACCCAAAGCAGCGATCGCCGCCTGTTGCAAAATCACCATATCACTATCAAGGGCAGACATCAAAACGTCACGGGCGCGGATATCTTTCAAATTGCCGAGAGAGACAGCAGCACTAAAACGCACTAGCCAGTCGGTATCCTCATAAAAAGCCCGCATGAGGGGTTCAACAGCCCTAGAGTCCCCCAAATACCCCAAAGCCCCGGCAGCATCGGCGCGAATGCCATAGTCGGGGTCAGTTTCTAATAATTTTACCAGAATCGGATAACATTCGTCAGTTTGTTTAATCCCTAGGGCGAAAACAGCCATTGACCGAATTTGTAGGCTTTTATCAAAGAGAACCTTCTTAATTAGGGGAACAGCTTGCTCTGGGGATACCTCGCGCAAGGAAGCTAAAGCTAACATCCGATCGCGGGTATTATCGCTGTCTAACTTACGGGAAATTTGGTCTAGGGGAATAATTACACTCATGAGATCAACTTATTAAAACTTTACATGGGGAATTTTTTCTATCCTATCTTAAAACTTTGAACAAGAAAAAGCCCCGCCTGAACAATCAATCAGCCGGGCCTTTAGCCAACAATCTTTGTAAGTAGGATTATTGCATATCCCACAGAGCCTTAAACAAAGTCTCAGCCAGCTTTCTGGATGTGGCATTCCTGGCAGCCTTGAGCGCCGCCCCAGATACTTTGTTCCCTTTGTGGCATGCTCTGGTAATCCAATAAACTCTAAGAGTGACTATACTATTTTGAGGTAGGGTTCCATCTGGTCTAATCTGGGCGAGTGCGGGTGATGATAACGTACACAGGTTAAAATACATGGCACAAGCCATTAAACCAAGAAACCCCGGTTGATAGTAAATTTGCTGTGGTTGCTGTGATTTTTGCCTCAACACTTTAACACTCGTGCAGATTCAACCCTTTCTGCTACCCAATTTTAAACTATCAGGACTTTTTTTCGATCTAATGTCTGTATCTAACTCTATCCAAATCATAATATGTCATAATCGGACCTGTCGTAAACAAGGCGCAGCCAAGGTTTTACAGGCTTTTCAGGCTGCCAATTTTTCCGTCGGGGTCATTACTCCTAGCGGCTGTCTGGGGTCCTGTGGTAATGGGCCGATGGTTTTGGTTTTACCGGAGCAAGTCTGGTATGATCACGTTACACCAGAACAAGTCCCCAGTATTTTGGGATCTATTGACAGTTAACAGTTGAAAAATTGACGATGGATATTTTAGAGATTTTACAAGAAGAATTATTGACCAATACCCTATCTGATTATTTAATCGCTTTTGTGATTATTGTGTTGGGTATTTTAGCCATCAGAGTCATCGAACAAATGATTTTGAGGCGGTTAAAACTCTGGGCGGTTAAAACGAATAGTCGGTTAGA includes:
- a CDS encoding (2Fe-2S) ferredoxin domain-containing protein, with product MSVSNSIQIIICHNRTCRKQGAAKVLQAFQAANFSVGVITPSGCLGSCGNGPMVLVLPEQVWYDHVTPEQVPSILGSIDS
- a CDS encoding HEAT repeat domain-containing protein, which encodes MSVIIPLDQISRKLDSDNTRDRMLALASLREVSPEQAVPLIKKVLFDKSLQIRSMAVFALGIKQTDECYPILVKLLETDPDYGIRADAAGALGYLGDSRAVEPLMRAFYEDTDWLVRFSAAVSLGNLKDIRARDVLMSALDSDMVILQQAAIAALGEIRDLEAIDHILKFAQSDDWLIRQRLAEALGNLPSPKSLSALKYLAKDSHHQVAEAAMISLDRLAESL
- the sppA gene encoding signal peptide peptidase SppA, which translates into the protein MKEFLKYTLASVVGNLLGLFLVITFGMGGIAFLVVVSASRGTQTTLRDKSVLVLDLSVGIADTAPQPTPSIAIGQTLRDDRSRFLPLRVVLETIERASKDDKIVGLYLEGGSGTTPTGFGNLKEVRRALEGFKESGKTIIAYDTDWTEREYYLGSVADEIIIHPMGTVEMSGFSSQTVFLAGALERFGIGVQVTRVGQYKSAVEPFLRQEMSPENRQQMQQLLGDLWGEFTGAIASSRSLTTAQLQQIVNQDGFLMAADAKDREMVDQIAHRDEVAAQLRELTGEKEEGRQPFRRVGIQEYSRTPEVKGSWAGNPNSRNIIAVVYADGEIVDGRGGIGQVGGDRFSEELRRLRDNDRVKGIVLRVNSPGGSATASEVIAREVQLTREEKPIIVSMGNAAASGGYWIAMGSDRILAEPTTVTGSIGVFGLLFNAQDIANQNGITWDGVKTGPFADLNSISRPKTDQELEKVQQMVDLIYQRFVSSVAQLRDLPQEEVLEMSQGRVWSGVQAEALGLVDQLGGLQDAIAAVAEKAELGDDWKLAEYPRIPSFEERLLESLRTEATPADPLTRELLKVYHEFSVLRHLNDPRGIYTRLPFNLQID
- a CDS encoding RNA recognition motif domain-containing protein; translated protein: MSIYVGNLSYEVTEEDLTAVFAEYGAVKRVKLPTDRETGRMRGFGFVEMDTEAEEQSAIDALDGAEWCGRDLRVNKAKPRENSGSFGGGRRGGGGYSRRS
- a CDS encoding tetratricopeptide repeat protein yields the protein MSVEQLLKLAQDNLSKGNQDRAFAICREIISQQPNCAIAYQLLGNIHEDYGQLMAAMSAYTKAFELAPNQAISYAYLAQIYRNMGWFDEAISFYQQAIDLSPNWADLHYHLGSALHWQGNIEGAIGCYEKAIALNPKLGQAYLDMGLRLNERGDIDTAIKVLQQGGINCPNFKEIFNTLGYLQLQQNQIDEAIAIFQEALNIDPTEPLVYNNLGWAWTYQGKLSEAIAAYQKAISLKPDLAIAYSNLGKLWQQKNNHRQAISYFQKAIAIEPDNIMFYSDCGSSCLIIGWLSQAMACFQKAIAIDPKFVQGYIQRFNQDVILEVGSDELLQAQIACAQFLEALQKSDLELGNSENSQESDHNVTEVPDAVYNYLEATYLHLGNTLNQYGEWDAAIRYYQRALRIKPQKIQTYLDLASCLAKQGRLQAAITVCHTAGVIEYSPEVYWLLGSLLEAQGRWELAIAYYSKVLENQETAENLTTVSQEWRDTGTISTGEIPRPQQPPQGVYQKTQAWLQANNIDTSHYIPIPTVAQQPPSAELDNVGGRECGGLDCSPCRERIFAGFEVSNLGYGIQRRVADAKIVEVPFETFVASIPQGRCWIVPQENHWKVCRAIATITPDNQLLADLSREYPAPLPGCINYNPEKHWIFRQTKLCPPQYIDGTVAVLSGLSGHIYFHWMVDILPRWELMRRVGVDFNQIDGFVVNSARLGFQRETLRRLGIAESKIIESDRYPHIQARQLLVPSFASPTGWLQPWGLDFLRRTFLPLAKGDAHDYPNRIYVSRAQARHRRVLNEEQVMAQLSRLGFVRVLPEKLSFSQQVALFSRAEIVIGPHGSGLTNLVFCQPGVRVVELMSPHYDRHYYWVISQALGLEHYSLTGDGFSCYPLRSLMYQNPLTEDIWVNLTGLEKILEKLEIR